A single Desulfovibrio porci DNA region contains:
- a CDS encoding RelA/SpoT family protein, translating into MIRIQEILDKVAANNQNADLELIQRAYVFAATAHAGQTRLSGEPYLSHPLAVADTLADMGFDEPTVAAGLLHDTVEDTKATIEEIDENFGEEVADIVDGVTKISMIPFENKEEAQAENIRKMILAMSHDMRVLMVKLADRLHNMSTLDFQKAHKQKRIAQETMDIYAPLANRLGLYLLKRNLEDLSFKYLRPDVFNQIDHWLDKHQVVEKHIIDKVVGLIQDLLASNQIQGQVYGRIKHKYSIYKKMQSQSLTLDEMHDIMAFRVLVKDIKDCYAVLGLVHSQWRPVHGRFKDYISMPKANGYQSLHTTVIGPEGERIEIQIRTEDMHRQAEHGVAAHWLYKEKGRVNSKDLEQFSWLREIFERQGDETDSREFMHALKMDLFKDEVYVYTPAGDVKELPEGATPLDFAFLIHTKVGQHCAGAKVNGRLMPLSTELKNGDIVEIVTDPARNPNRDWLKLVKTAKARSRIQRYLRTEERARAVTLGRDMLEKEGRKASLNVAKALKEGHLALVAQEMNFESVDDLIAAVGYAHLTPRKILNRLYAVLHPNEAAPTAPATPSVKESREEAVRKTEGVGISGVDGVLMRFAKCCNPVPGDPIIGYISRGMGVSVHCADCPNVANMEPERLISVHWDGAEEKPYEAGIFIIAKNVQGVLAEVAQILSKNNVNITGLSMDNLVDGRAKLRFTVEVRDATQLYQLIEAIRALPSILEVVRDTEDV; encoded by the coding sequence ATGATTCGCATTCAGGAAATTCTCGATAAAGTGGCGGCCAACAATCAGAACGCCGATCTGGAACTGATCCAGCGGGCCTATGTGTTCGCCGCCACAGCCCACGCCGGGCAGACGCGCCTTTCCGGCGAGCCCTACCTTTCCCATCCCTTGGCCGTGGCCGACACCCTGGCGGACATGGGCTTTGATGAACCCACGGTGGCCGCGGGCCTGCTGCACGACACGGTGGAGGACACCAAGGCCACCATTGAGGAGATCGACGAGAATTTCGGCGAGGAAGTGGCCGATATCGTGGACGGGGTCACCAAGATCAGCATGATCCCCTTTGAAAACAAGGAGGAAGCCCAGGCCGAGAACATCCGCAAGATGATTCTGGCCATGAGCCACGATATGCGCGTGCTGATGGTCAAACTGGCCGACCGCCTGCACAACATGAGCACCCTGGATTTCCAGAAAGCCCACAAGCAGAAGCGCATCGCCCAGGAAACCATGGACATTTACGCCCCCCTGGCCAACCGTCTGGGCCTGTATCTGCTCAAGCGCAACCTGGAGGATCTGAGCTTCAAGTATCTGCGGCCGGATGTCTTCAACCAGATCGATCACTGGCTGGACAAGCATCAGGTGGTGGAAAAGCACATCATCGACAAGGTGGTGGGCCTGATACAGGATCTGCTGGCCTCCAACCAGATTCAGGGGCAGGTCTATGGCCGCATCAAGCACAAGTATAGCATTTACAAGAAGATGCAGTCCCAGTCCCTGACCCTGGACGAAATGCACGACATCATGGCCTTTCGCGTGCTGGTCAAGGACATCAAGGACTGTTACGCGGTGCTGGGTCTGGTGCACTCGCAGTGGCGGCCCGTGCACGGGCGCTTCAAGGACTATATTTCCATGCCCAAGGCCAACGGCTACCAGAGCCTGCACACCACGGTCATCGGACCTGAGGGCGAGCGCATCGAAATCCAGATCCGCACCGAGGACATGCACCGTCAGGCCGAGCACGGCGTGGCCGCGCACTGGCTGTACAAGGAAAAAGGACGGGTCAACAGCAAGGATCTGGAGCAGTTCTCCTGGCTGCGGGAAATTTTTGAGCGCCAGGGCGACGAGACGGATTCGCGCGAATTCATGCACGCGCTGAAGATGGACCTCTTCAAGGACGAGGTCTACGTCTACACCCCGGCCGGAGACGTCAAGGAGCTGCCCGAGGGAGCCACGCCTCTGGATTTCGCCTTTCTGATCCACACCAAGGTGGGACAGCACTGCGCCGGGGCCAAGGTCAACGGCCGTCTCATGCCCCTGAGCACGGAGCTGAAGAACGGCGACATCGTGGAAATCGTCACGGACCCGGCGCGCAATCCCAATCGGGACTGGCTCAAGCTGGTCAAGACCGCCAAGGCCCGCAGCCGCATCCAGCGCTATCTGCGCACCGAGGAACGGGCCCGCGCCGTGACCCTGGGGCGCGACATGCTGGAGAAGGAAGGCCGCAAGGCCAGCCTGAATGTGGCCAAGGCCCTCAAGGAAGGGCATCTGGCCCTGGTGGCGCAGGAGATGAATTTCGAGAGCGTGGACGACCTGATCGCCGCCGTGGGCTACGCCCACCTGACCCCGCGCAAGATTCTGAACCGCCTCTATGCCGTGCTGCATCCCAATGAGGCCGCGCCGACCGCGCCCGCGACCCCCAGCGTCAAGGAAAGCAGGGAAGAGGCCGTCCGCAAGACCGAGGGCGTGGGCATTTCCGGCGTGGACGGGGTCCTGATGCGCTTCGCCAAATGCTGTAATCCGGTGCCGGGCGACCCCATCATCGGCTATATCAGCCGGGGCATGGGCGTCAGCGTGCACTGCGCCGACTGCCCCAATGTGGCCAATATGGAGCCGGAGCGCCTGATCTCCGTGCACTGGGACGGCGCGGAGGAAAAACCCTACGAAGCGGGCATTTTCATTATCGCCAAAAACGTGCAGGGCGTACTGGCGGAAGTGGCTCAGATACTGTCCAAAAACAACGTGAACATCACCGGCCTGAGCATGGACAATCTGGTGGACGGCCGCGCCAAACTGCGTTTTACTGTGGAAGTGCGCGACGCCACCCAGCTCTATCAGCTCATTGAAGCCATCCGCGCCCTGCCGTCCATTCTGGAAGTGGTGCGCGACACCGAGGACGTGTGA
- a CDS encoding helix-turn-helix transcriptional regulator yields the protein MYPLLESAINHLGEHFARRNWKYLDVPSGSPKEKTYEWPGSPDEKIMICVHNGPDIQEMFHRQDFFFFNFAYKGDYGALSYKYDNHITVHENECYIGQPHTGYALSAHSEENIIIVGILIQKETFFKTFLPVLSADAKLFHFFLNPQTNEYSEEFIHLRFDDSCCVRMLLDMMVIEYANPREDTQDILQPIVLTLLMLVARQYKHSNPVSGDARLSDQIVRYMGEHTDAVTLKDIAKHFSYHPNYISTLLRREIGKSFSEILLELRMERALSLLKGTSLSIEKIALMLGYSNSSNFYKAFREYYGKSPRDYIAAK from the coding sequence ATGTATCCCTTACTGGAGTCCGCAATCAACCATCTGGGGGAACATTTTGCCCGGCGCAACTGGAAATATCTGGATGTTCCGTCTGGAAGCCCAAAAGAAAAAACCTACGAATGGCCCGGAAGCCCAGATGAAAAAATCATGATCTGCGTCCATAATGGGCCGGATATACAAGAGATGTTTCATAGACAGGATTTTTTCTTTTTCAATTTTGCTTATAAAGGCGACTATGGAGCACTCAGTTATAAATATGACAACCATATCACTGTCCACGAAAACGAGTGCTATATCGGCCAGCCCCACACCGGATACGCCTTGTCAGCCCACAGTGAAGAGAACATCATCATTGTCGGTATCCTGATCCAGAAGGAAACGTTTTTTAAAACATTTCTGCCGGTGCTGTCGGCGGATGCCAAGCTCTTCCATTTTTTCCTCAATCCACAGACCAACGAATACTCGGAAGAATTCATCCATTTGCGGTTTGACGACTCCTGTTGTGTCCGGATGTTGTTGGATATGATGGTGATTGAGTATGCCAATCCCCGGGAGGATACGCAGGATATTCTTCAACCCATAGTGTTGACGCTTTTGATGTTGGTGGCGCGGCAATATAAACATTCAAACCCTGTTTCGGGTGATGCTCGCTTGTCGGATCAAATAGTCCGCTATATGGGAGAGCATACGGATGCGGTCACCCTGAAAGATATCGCAAAACATTTTTCCTACCACCCGAACTACATTTCCACCCTGTTGCGCCGGGAAATCGGAAAGTCATTTTCTGAAATCCTGCTGGAACTGCGGATGGAACGGGCACTCAGCCTGCTCAAGGGCACCAGCCTCTCCATAGAAAAAATTGCCCTGATGCTTGGGTACAGCAACAGCAGCAATTTTTATAAAGCATTCCGTGAGTATTACGGAAAATCTCCGCGAGATTATATAGCCGCGAAATGA
- a CDS encoding SDR family oxidoreductase, with protein sequence MFKNKVAVITGGAQGIGKTTAEEFQKNGAIVCIIDKRPNAYFTGDLADERALSRFAGQVISDYGKVDYLINNALPLMKGLTDCTYEEFNYALRVGVTAPFYLAKLFLPHFAPGAVIINISSSRDRMSQPQTESYTAAKGGIAALTHALAASLAGKVRVNSVSPGWIDTAFTEYSGPDAVQHPAGRVGNPLDIANMVLFLCSDKAGFITGENICIDGGMTKQMIYHNDFGWTLRKE encoded by the coding sequence ATGTTCAAAAACAAAGTGGCGGTCATCACAGGCGGGGCGCAGGGGATCGGGAAAACCACTGCCGAGGAGTTCCAAAAAAATGGAGCAATTGTTTGTATCATAGACAAACGCCCCAATGCGTATTTTACCGGCGATCTGGCTGATGAGCGGGCTTTGTCCCGTTTTGCCGGGCAGGTCATCAGTGATTACGGGAAGGTGGATTATCTGATCAACAACGCCTTGCCGCTGATGAAAGGGCTTACTGACTGCACGTATGAGGAATTCAACTATGCTCTGCGGGTAGGCGTAACCGCTCCGTTTTATCTGGCCAAACTGTTTCTGCCGCACTTTGCCCCCGGCGCTGTCATCATCAATATTTCATCTTCCCGCGACCGCATGAGTCAGCCGCAGACCGAGAGCTATACGGCAGCAAAGGGCGGGATTGCGGCATTGACCCATGCGCTGGCCGCCAGCCTTGCGGGTAAAGTGCGGGTCAACTCCGTTTCCCCCGGTTGGATTGATACCGCCTTTACCGAGTACAGCGGCCCGGATGCGGTACAGCATCCGGCAGGCCGGGTCGGCAATCCGCTGGATATCGCCAACATGGTGCTGTTCCTTTGTTCGGATAAGGCCGGTTTCATTACGGGCGAAAATATCTGCATCGACGGCGGCATGACAAAACAGATGATCTATCACAACGACTTTGGCTGGACACTACGCAAGGAGTGA
- a CDS encoding maltose acetyltransferase domain-containing protein, with product MTELEKLDAGLEFCFADPEVKARKGNAVTLCRELNSSAHTDRNKQRELITRLFGSAGSNPSILPCFQCDNGKNIHVGKEFLANYNVTILDAAPVRIGDYCMIGPNTLITTVNHPLSPKDGGQGYPR from the coding sequence ATGACGGAACTGGAAAAGCTTGATGCCGGACTGGAGTTCTGCTTTGCCGATCCGGAGGTTAAAGCCCGGAAAGGCAATGCCGTGACGCTATGCCGCGAACTCAACAGCAGCGCCCATACGGATCGAAACAAACAACGTGAACTGATCACCAGACTGTTTGGATCGGCGGGATCGAATCCTTCGATTCTTCCTTGTTTTCAATGTGATAATGGAAAGAATATTCATGTGGGAAAAGAGTTTTTGGCCAACTACAACGTGACCATTCTCGATGCCGCGCCGGTACGTATAGGCGACTACTGCATGATAGGCCCCAATACACTTATCACCACGGTCAATCACCCTTTGTCGCCAAAGGACGGCGGGCAAGGCTATCCCAGGTAA
- a CDS encoding C-GCAxxG-C-C family protein: protein MKTGGAVGIAALIGAVPGIPRADAATAGTALAERPETAAGRFGAMSCAQALATTYADLVGLREEQAKALASGFGLGMGRKQTCGALTVALMLSGLAGKGDACASLMDAFEKEMGSTQCAFFVDQFGYSRCRDLLRFVSRQLNERAFG from the coding sequence TTGAAAACCGGCGGCGCAGTCGGCATTGCGGCGCTGATCGGCGCTGTGCCCGGCATTCCTCGCGCCGACGCCGCGACGGCGGGGACGGCATTGGCGGAACGGCCCGAAACCGCTGCGGGAAGGTTCGGCGCCATGAGCTGCGCTCAGGCTCTGGCGACGACGTACGCCGATCTGGTCGGTTTGCGGGAGGAGCAGGCCAAAGCTCTTGCTTCCGGGTTCGGCCTGGGCATGGGCAGAAAGCAGACCTGCGGAGCGCTCACGGTGGCCTTGATGTTGAGCGGGCTGGCCGGGAAAGGCGATGCCTGCGCGTCCTTGATGGACGCCTTTGAAAAAGAAATGGGCAGCACACAATGCGCCTTCTTTGTCGATCAGTTCGGCTACAGCCGTTGCCGGGATTTGCTGCGCTTCGTGTCCCGCCAGTTGAACGAACGGGCATTCGGTTAA
- a CDS encoding MFS transporter: protein MNHSLSALLPHAPKNYYRLALMHFFFIMGILFSSWAIRIPDIKNALSLSDAELGGILFGAPVGQLLAIAPTAWFVGHIGSRRSIMLGMCAMPTALVMLPVAPGRLWLFAALVFFGFSNNMLNISLNAQAVGVEFLYRRSIMSSFHGMWSVGAVIGGVIGAIVAPMGIPPLPHFGAMFLLSILILVLLRTAIMPRDVRSAAQKKKQSSIRPDLYIILLGVIAFGSFATEGALYDWSAVYFAQVVQVRESLVRVGYVACLSAMVVGRLVADTLVNRYSVVPVLQVSGASIAAGLTLALLSPTLATATTGFALTGFGMASVVPLCFSLAGKSSQVSPQAAISFVASIGYFGLLASPPVVGMLSEWLTLRWALSPMIVIGVAIVFLTAALKRLQAKTVFRDENDS from the coding sequence ATGAACCATTCGCTCTCGGCGCTTCTGCCGCATGCGCCCAAAAACTATTATCGTTTGGCCCTGATGCATTTTTTCTTCATCATGGGAATACTCTTTTCCTCCTGGGCCATACGCATTCCGGACATCAAAAACGCTCTGTCGCTTTCCGACGCCGAGCTTGGCGGCATATTGTTCGGCGCGCCTGTAGGCCAGCTTCTTGCCATCGCCCCCACGGCATGGTTTGTGGGCCATATCGGAAGCCGCCGTTCCATCATGTTGGGCATGTGCGCCATGCCGACCGCGCTGGTGATGCTGCCTGTGGCTCCCGGTCGTCTTTGGCTGTTTGCGGCGCTGGTCTTTTTCGGCTTCAGCAACAATATGCTGAATATTTCTCTTAATGCGCAGGCGGTGGGCGTTGAATTTCTCTACCGCAGAAGCATCATGAGCAGCTTTCATGGCATGTGGAGCGTCGGGGCCGTCATAGGCGGCGTCATCGGGGCCATCGTTGCTCCCATGGGAATACCTCCCCTGCCGCATTTCGGGGCCATGTTCCTGCTGTCCATCCTGATTCTCGTGCTGCTGCGCACGGCAATCATGCCCCGCGACGTCCGGTCCGCCGCACAGAAGAAAAAACAGTCTTCCATCCGCCCTGATCTTTACATCATCCTTCTCGGCGTCATCGCCTTCGGCAGCTTTGCAACGGAAGGCGCTCTCTACGACTGGAGCGCGGTTTATTTCGCCCAAGTCGTGCAGGTGCGGGAAAGTCTGGTGCGCGTGGGCTACGTCGCCTGTTTGAGCGCGATGGTGGTGGGGCGTCTGGTGGCCGATACGCTCGTCAATCGCTACAGCGTGGTTCCCGTGTTGCAAGTAAGCGGCGCAAGCATTGCCGCCGGGTTAACCCTCGCGCTCCTGTCGCCCACACTGGCGACGGCAACAACAGGCTTTGCCCTGACGGGGTTCGGCATGGCTTCGGTAGTGCCTCTCTGTTTCAGCCTTGCGGGCAAATCCAGCCAGGTTTCTCCGCAGGCCGCCATATCATTCGTCGCCTCCATCGGGTATTTCGGACTGCTTGCCAGTCCTCCGGTGGTGGGGATGCTGTCCGAATGGCTGACTCTGCGCTGGGCACTGTCGCCCATGATAGTCATAGGCGTGGCTATTGTTTTTCTGACAGCGGCGCTCAAGCGTCTGCAGGCAAAAACAGTTTTCCGTGACGAGAACGACTCATGA
- a CDS encoding outer membrane homotrimeric porin encodes MSKERNNPGRFKKQCMVALLAAGLFLGATGSAKAIDFKVAGEWLVGFGVGDSNLTKHTRDAQGGPKTKSNSNDDFAAGQRVRLQLDAVASEALSGTVFFEIGDQTWGKADEGGALGADGNNVIKVKNAYIDWLVPQTDLRFRMGLQGVALPNVAGGSAVMDADAAAVVANYRFNEHVGLTALWMRPVNDNFGGWEDNNGNARESNYLDNIDLFALSLPLKFDGIELTPWAMYGMMGKNALNGNDGADENGIWRDDGKTYLGDPWGTSDGNLSYTLTGRYPGFNGTGLGGTSKAYGSMFWAGLPIAITALDPWNFELDLNYGYVEAMGRYDVMKRGNPSDIKRGSSERQGWLAKALIEYKMDWGTPGIFGWYASGDDGNVKNGSERMPSLSASGNFTSFMGDGNLAWAPNGEWYDRDLSYAGTWGIGLQLRDMSFVEDLKHTFRVAYWGGTNAPSMVKYMANASSWSDGYGTNDGPYLTTNDGLLEFNLVNSWQIYENLEANLELGYIVNMMDKDTWEKDGYYGGAGNGAFEKQDAWKAQLVFAYTF; translated from the coding sequence ATGAGCAAAGAAAGGAACAATCCGGGAAGATTCAAGAAACAGTGCATGGTGGCCTTGCTGGCGGCCGGTCTGTTTCTGGGCGCGACGGGGAGCGCCAAAGCCATTGACTTTAAGGTGGCCGGTGAATGGCTGGTGGGCTTCGGCGTGGGCGACTCCAATCTGACCAAACACACGCGCGATGCCCAAGGCGGCCCGAAAACAAAATCCAACAGTAATGATGACTTCGCCGCGGGCCAGCGTGTGCGTCTGCAATTGGACGCGGTGGCTTCCGAAGCCCTGTCCGGCACGGTCTTTTTCGAGATCGGCGACCAGACTTGGGGCAAGGCCGACGAAGGCGGCGCGCTGGGCGCTGACGGCAATAACGTCATCAAAGTCAAGAACGCCTATATCGACTGGCTGGTGCCCCAGACCGATCTGCGTTTCCGCATGGGCCTTCAGGGCGTCGCCCTGCCCAATGTGGCCGGCGGCTCGGCTGTCATGGACGCCGATGCAGCCGCTGTGGTGGCCAACTACCGGTTCAACGAGCATGTGGGGCTCACTGCTCTCTGGATGCGTCCGGTCAACGACAACTTCGGGGGATGGGAAGACAACAACGGCAATGCTCGTGAGTCCAATTATCTGGACAATATTGATTTGTTCGCCCTGAGCCTGCCCTTGAAGTTCGACGGCATTGAGCTGACCCCCTGGGCCATGTACGGCATGATGGGCAAAAATGCTCTGAACGGCAATGACGGCGCTGACGAAAACGGAATCTGGCGCGATGACGGCAAGACCTATCTGGGCGATCCCTGGGGCACGTCGGACGGCAACCTCTCCTACACCCTGACAGGCCGCTATCCCGGCTTTAACGGCACCGGACTGGGCGGAACCAGCAAAGCTTACGGCTCCATGTTCTGGGCCGGTCTGCCCATCGCCATCACCGCCCTGGATCCCTGGAACTTTGAACTGGACCTGAACTACGGCTACGTGGAAGCCATGGGCCGCTACGACGTGATGAAACGCGGCAATCCCAGCGACATCAAACGCGGCAGCAGCGAGCGTCAGGGCTGGCTGGCAAAGGCCCTCATTGAATACAAGATGGACTGGGGCACGCCGGGCATTTTCGGTTGGTACGCTTCGGGCGATGACGGCAATGTGAAAAACGGTTCCGAACGGATGCCTTCCTTGTCCGCCTCCGGCAACTTCACTTCTTTCATGGGCGACGGCAATCTGGCCTGGGCTCCCAACGGCGAATGGTATGACCGCGACCTGAGCTACGCGGGCACCTGGGGCATCGGTCTGCAGTTGCGGGACATGAGCTTTGTGGAAGATCTCAAGCACACCTTCCGCGTGGCCTACTGGGGCGGCACCAACGCCCCCTCCATGGTCAAATACATGGCCAACGCCTCTTCCTGGAGCGACGGCTACGGCACCAACGACGGCCCGTATCTGACCACCAACGACGGCCTGCTGGAATTCAACCTGGTCAACTCCTGGCAGATATACGAGAACCTGGAAGCCAACCTGGAACTGGGCTACATCGTCAACATGATGGACAAGGACACCTGGGAAAAGGACGGCTACTACGGCGGCGCGGGCAATGGCGCCTTTGAAAAGCAGGACGCCTGGAAAGCCCAACTCGTCTTTGCCTACACCTTCTAG
- a CDS encoding squalene cyclase, which produces MQTLDVSHRFSHENLHIRFNTRFDPPQVGILINLLQRYHQSCKRIFIDVRQVEQPDPLAVTALKTAFLHAAYEPQRIVFKGNSGFALAVSGNRVLIVPEKKREKHVCRGNCANCRCGHKKSPQVKSA; this is translated from the coding sequence GTGCAAACCCTGGATGTCAGTCATCGTTTCAGCCATGAAAATCTGCATATTCGCTTCAATACCCGTTTTGATCCGCCGCAAGTCGGCATTCTCATCAACCTTCTTCAACGCTACCATCAGTCCTGTAAGCGTATTTTTATTGATGTCAGACAGGTTGAACAGCCGGATCCACTTGCAGTTACAGCTCTTAAGACCGCCTTTTTGCACGCCGCCTACGAGCCGCAGCGTATTGTCTTCAAGGGCAATAGCGGCTTCGCTCTGGCGGTCAGCGGCAACAGGGTGCTGATCGTTCCGGAAAAGAAGCGGGAAAAACATGTCTGCCGGGGCAACTGCGCCAATTGCCGTTGCGGGCACAAGAAAAGCCCTCAGGTCAAGAGCGCATGA
- a CDS encoding DMT family transporter, whose translation MNRRHQAVGRFYGLLALTAAIWGVQPLFIKLAVREITPVSLTVVRFILISATIFLIMRWRRKTPLLPPLASLFPLFCMGVTGVAVNNVAQFTGLQYSTVGNATLIASTTPAVTALLAVLFLRERLLPIQWLGIAISLLGVLVLFSKGSLEALLHISFNYGDILFFCAQLGWAAYMLIGFRVMRHLSALATTAWAGVFGALTTFVYGLFTGELHYAPLSTAGMAYMAYVVWVGGVCAMVFWNLGIKAVGAGQAAVFLNIMPLMGVGVGIAVLGEDFYWQECFGAVGILSGVYLLTQARHILHRRNVRHRNRYRAARRRMHA comes from the coding sequence ATGAACCGACGGCATCAAGCAGTGGGAAGATTCTACGGTCTTCTGGCCCTGACGGCGGCCATCTGGGGCGTTCAGCCACTGTTCATCAAGCTTGCCGTGCGGGAAATCACGCCGGTGAGCCTGACCGTGGTGCGCTTCATTCTGATCAGCGCCACAATTTTTCTGATCATGCGCTGGCGGCGCAAAACGCCGCTGCTGCCGCCCCTGGCAAGTCTTTTTCCGCTGTTCTGTATGGGCGTGACCGGCGTGGCCGTGAACAACGTGGCCCAGTTCACCGGCTTGCAATACTCCACTGTAGGCAACGCCACCCTGATCGCCTCCACCACGCCCGCGGTCACAGCCTTGCTGGCGGTGCTCTTTCTGCGCGAACGGCTTTTGCCCATCCAGTGGCTGGGCATCGCCATTTCTCTTTTGGGCGTGCTGGTATTGTTCAGCAAGGGCTCACTGGAAGCCCTGCTGCATATTTCCTTCAATTACGGCGACATACTTTTCTTTTGCGCCCAATTGGGCTGGGCCGCGTATATGCTGATCGGCTTCCGGGTCATGCGGCATCTTTCGGCGCTGGCCACCACGGCCTGGGCCGGGGTGTTCGGGGCGCTGACCACCTTCGTCTACGGCCTGTTCACGGGCGAACTGCATTACGCGCCGCTGTCGACGGCGGGCATGGCCTATATGGCCTATGTGGTCTGGGTGGGCGGGGTCTGCGCCATGGTCTTCTGGAATCTCGGCATCAAGGCGGTGGGCGCCGGGCAGGCCGCCGTCTTTCTGAATATCATGCCTCTGATGGGTGTGGGAGTCGGCATCGCCGTGCTGGGGGAGGATTTTTACTGGCAGGAATGTTTCGGCGCGGTGGGAATTTTGTCCGGCGTGTACCTGCTCACGCAGGCGCGCCACATTCTGCACCGCCGTAACGTCCGGCACAGGAACCGCTACAGGGCCGCACGGCGGCGCATGCATGCCTGA